The genomic region CGCGCAGGAGAAGCGCGAGCTCAGGGACATGCCCGACGAGGAGCTGAAGGAGCTCGCGGGCATCTACGAGGGCAAGGGCCTCGACGCCGACACGGCCAGGGAGGTCGCCGAGCAGCTCACCGAGCATGACGCACTGGCCGCCCACGCCGACGCCGAGCTCAACCTCGACCCCGACGCGCTCACCAACCCGTGGGGTGCCGCCATCGCCAGCTTCGTCAGCTTCACCGTCGGCGCTCTCCTCCCCCTCATCGCCATCGCGACCACACCGCCGTCACTGCGCGTCCCGATAACCGTCCTCACCGCGATAGTCGCCCTCGCGCTGACCGGATACGTCAGCGCCAAGCTCAGCAACGCACCGAAGCAGCGCGCCATCATGCGCAACGTCGTAGGCGGACTGATCGCCATGGGTGTCACGTACGCCATCGGATCACTCGTCGGCCAAAGCATCGGATGACACAAATGCGGGTACCAACACCGGCATGAGTGAAGACAGGGGCAGCTACGCGTCCACTGACAACGACGACTTCGAGGCCCTCGACGAGGACAACCTCAAGAAGGACCCGCTCGAAGAGGGCATGGACCCGCCGGAGGACTGGGCGGGGGCCGACAAGTACGGCACGACCGAGTACGAGCAGGCCCATCCCCGGCCGCTCGACGAACGTCTCAAGGAAGAGCAGCGCGAGAACGACGAGACGGGTGCATGATCGGAACATGAGCCTCGGCATCCCGGACAACATCACGGCGTTGCTGTTCGACCTGGACGGCGTGCTCACGAGCACGGCGGTCCTGCACCGCAAGGCGTGGCGGCAGACCTTCGAGGACATGGGCCAGCCGTTCAGCGAGCAGGACTACCTCTCCTACGTGGACGGCAAACCGCGCTACGACGGCGTGCGCAGCTTCCTCGCCTCGCGCGACCTGACGCCGCCGGAGGCGGAGATCCGCCGCATCGGTGACCTCAAGAACGACCTGGTGAACCGCATCATCGACGAGGAGGGCATCACGCCGTACCCCGCCTCGGTGCGCTACCTGCAGGCAGCACGGGAAGCCGGCTTCCCCATCGGTGTGGTCACGTCATCGGCCAACGCCACGCGCGTGCTGCGCGCCGGCAACCTCATGGACTACGTCGACGCGTTGGTGGACGGCAACGTCATCACGGCGGACAACCTGCGCGGCAAACCGGAACCCGACTCGTTCATCGAAGGGGCGAGAAGACTGAAGACATCACCGGAGCACGCCGCCGTCTTCGAGGACGCGCTGGCGGGCGTCGCGGCCGGGCGCAAGGGCGGGTTCGGCTTCGTCGTCGGCGTCGACCGCGGCAACCAGCGCGAGGCGCTCAAGGCAGGCGGCGCCGACCAGGTCGTCGACGAGCTCGACGAGCTGCTGTCATGAGCTACGCGATCGAACCGTGGCAGTTGCGCTGGCAGGGCCTCGCGGTCGACCAGCTGCACCGGACCGAGTCGACGTTCGCGCTCGCCAACGGCCACATCGGCTTCCGCGGCACCCTCGACGAGGGCGAGCCGCGCGGTCTGCCGGGCACCTACCTCAACGGGTTCTACGAGGAACACCCGCTGCCCTACGGCGAGAAGGGCTACGGCTACCCCGAGGCCGGGCAGACCGTCGTCAACGTCACCGACGGCAAGATCATCCGGTTGCTGGTCGAGGACGAGCCGCTGGACATGCGCTACGGCAACGCCATTGAGCACGAACGCACGCTGGACTTCCGCTCCGGCACGCTGCGCCGCCGCACGCTCTGGGAGTCGCCGACCGGCCGCCGCGTGGTCGTGCGCAGCGAACGGCTCGTGTCGTTCACCCAGCGCGCGGTCGCCGCCATCCGGTACGAGGTCGAACCGCAGGACGGCGTGCAGCTCGTCGTGCAGTCCGACCTGCTGGCCAACGAGCCGACCGCGAAGCGCACCAACGACCCGCGGGTCGCCGCCGCACTGGACTCGCCGCTGGTCAGCGACTTCGTGATGGCCGAGAAGGCCAGGGCCGTGCTGTGCCACCACACCAAGGAGTCCGGGCTGCGGATGGCCGCGGCGATGGACCACGAGGTGGACGCGGGCGGGGCAGACCTGCGCACGGACGTCCGCGCCGAGGAGGACCTGGCCCGCTTCACGGTCGCCGTGGACGTGGCGGCGGGCAACCGCCTCACGCTCACCAAGTACCTCGGCTACGGCTGGTCGGCGCAACGGTCGACGCCCTCGTTGCGCGCCCAGGTCGAGGCCGCGCTCGCCGGCGCGCTGCAGACCGGCTGGGACGGGCTGCTGCTGGAGCAGAAGGCGTTCCTGGACGACTTCTGGGAGGTCGCCGACATCGAGCTCGACGGCGACGACGAGCTGCAGCAGGCGATCCGGTTCTCGCTCTTCCACATCCTGCAGGCCGGTGCCCGCGGTGAGACCCGCGCGATCCCCGGCAAGGGCCTGACCGGTCCCGGCTACGACGGGCACGCGTTCTGGGACACCGAGACGTTCGTGCTGCCGGTGCTCACCTACACCGTGCCCGACGCGGCCCGCGACGCGCTGCGGTGGCGGCACTCCACTTTGGACGCCGCCCGCGAACGCGCGGAAGTGCTGGGGCTCAAGGGTGCCGCGTTCCCGTGGCGCTCGATCAACGGCGCCGAGTGCAGCGCGTACTGGCCGGCGGGCACGGCCGCGTTCCACGTCTCGGGCGACGTCGCCTACGCCACGCAGCAGTACCTGCACGCCACGAACGACGAGGACTTCGACCGCGAGGAGGCCACCGAGATCCTCACCGAGACCGCCAGGCTGTGGATCTCGCTCGGCCACCACGACCCGCACAACGGGTTCCGCATCGACGGCGTCACCGGCCCG from Lentzea guizhouensis harbors:
- a CDS encoding glycoside hydrolase family 65 protein, producing the protein MSYAIEPWQLRWQGLAVDQLHRTESTFALANGHIGFRGTLDEGEPRGLPGTYLNGFYEEHPLPYGEKGYGYPEAGQTVVNVTDGKIIRLLVEDEPLDMRYGNAIEHERTLDFRSGTLRRRTLWESPTGRRVVVRSERLVSFTQRAVAAIRYEVEPQDGVQLVVQSDLLANEPTAKRTNDPRVAAALDSPLVSDFVMAEKARAVLCHHTKESGLRMAAAMDHEVDAGGADLRTDVRAEEDLARFTVAVDVAAGNRLTLTKYLGYGWSAQRSTPSLRAQVEAALAGALQTGWDGLLLEQKAFLDDFWEVADIELDGDDELQQAIRFSLFHILQAGARGETRAIPGKGLTGPGYDGHAFWDTETFVLPVLTYTVPDAARDALRWRHSTLDAARERAEVLGLKGAAFPWRSINGAECSAYWPAGTAAFHVSGDVAYATQQYLHATNDEDFDREEATEILTETARLWISLGHHDPHNGFRIDGVTGPDEYSAIVDNNIYTNLIAQQNLRAAADAAERHPDVAKASEEEIAEWRRAADKMAVPYDEMLEVHPQADNFTKHAEWDFEGTPQDSYPLLLNYPYFDLYRKQVVKQADLVLAMHLRGDAFTAEEKARNFAYYEAITVRDSSLSAGTQAVLAAEVGHLDLAFDYLVEAAFTDLHDLHDNVHNGLHMASLAGAWMALVAGFGGMRDHGGELTFAPRMPSALSRFSFRMSFQGTRIGVEVTESEATYRIVDGTELTTKHHGEPITITADAPVTMPLPPAPKLERPKGPYGREPRRAAPGQPGTDR
- a CDS encoding HAD family hydrolase; amino-acid sequence: MSLGIPDNITALLFDLDGVLTSTAVLHRKAWRQTFEDMGQPFSEQDYLSYVDGKPRYDGVRSFLASRDLTPPEAEIRRIGDLKNDLVNRIIDEEGITPYPASVRYLQAAREAGFPIGVVTSSANATRVLRAGNLMDYVDALVDGNVITADNLRGKPEPDSFIEGARRLKTSPEHAAVFEDALAGVAAGRKGGFGFVVGVDRGNQREALKAGGADQVVDELDELLS
- a CDS encoding VIT1/CCC1 transporter family protein; translated protein: MTHLEPHDVSGDRMNWLRAGVLGANDGIVSTASLVVGVAGATTDRAQILVAGLAGLFAGAMSMASGEYVSVSSQRDAERALIAQEKRELRDMPDEELKELAGIYEGKGLDADTAREVAEQLTEHDALAAHADAELNLDPDALTNPWGAAIASFVSFTVGALLPLIAIATTPPSLRVPITVLTAIVALALTGYVSAKLSNAPKQRAIMRNVVGGLIAMGVTYAIGSLVGQSIG